One stretch of Corynebacterium auriscanis DNA includes these proteins:
- a CDS encoding DUF3043 domain-containing protein, whose protein sequence is MKTPWKKTQSTSSETQPGTARRVSESDVASDKKETTAEPKAPVVTDEHDQGQKASTDDLRSTKGSAFTPKKGRPTPKRNEVEREQGIRREAFEAPTTPAEARKRRKELKASMSKEEYKAMKQRERDQAARERRRVNERMMAGDEKYLMARDQGPERKFVRDWVDSHRYLMNLFLPMTLIVILLMIIGVRNPQVANLASIVMMVIFLIMIGEGVWLGRKINRMVRERFTHTTQGGFGLGLYAFTRATMIRRLRTPAPQKQPGDKV, encoded by the coding sequence GTGAAAACGCCGTGGAAGAAGACTCAAAGCACCTCGTCCGAGACCCAGCCGGGTACTGCCCGCCGCGTCTCTGAATCCGATGTGGCGTCGGATAAAAAAGAGACCACCGCCGAGCCCAAGGCCCCCGTGGTGACCGACGAGCACGACCAGGGCCAGAAAGCATCCACGGATGATTTGCGTTCGACCAAGGGCAGCGCGTTCACGCCAAAGAAGGGCCGCCCGACCCCGAAGCGCAACGAGGTCGAGCGCGAGCAGGGCATTCGCCGCGAGGCGTTCGAAGCCCCGACCACCCCTGCGGAGGCGCGCAAACGACGCAAGGAACTCAAGGCTTCCATGTCCAAGGAAGAATACAAGGCCATGAAGCAACGGGAACGCGATCAGGCTGCACGTGAGCGCCGGCGCGTCAACGAACGCATGATGGCGGGCGATGAGAAGTACCTCATGGCACGCGACCAAGGGCCCGAACGCAAGTTCGTCCGCGATTGGGTGGATTCCCACCGTTACCTGATGAACTTGTTCTTACCCATGACGTTGATCGTGATTCTATTGATGATCATCGGCGTGAGGAATCCGCAGGTCGCAAACTTGGCTTCGATCGTGATGATGGTTATCTTCCTCATCATGATCGGCGAGGGCGTGTGGCTAGGCCGCAAAATCAACCGCATGGTGCGCGAGCGCTTCACCCACACCACGCAAGGTGGCTTTGGCTTGGGCTTGTACGCCTTCACACGCGCGACCATGATTCGCCGCCTGCGCACGCCAGCTCCGCAAAAACAGCCAGGAGACAAGGTTTAG
- a CDS encoding HesB/IscA family protein has product MTAPEKTTGVELTSAAVEKASTLLAQEGRTDLSLRIAVQPGGCAGLRYQLFFDDRELDGDLIDEYDGVNLVVDRMSAPYLMGAKIDFADTIESQGFTIDNPNASGSCACGDSFS; this is encoded by the coding sequence ATGACAGCTCCAGAAAAGACCACCGGCGTTGAGCTCACGTCCGCCGCTGTGGAAAAAGCATCGACCCTGCTGGCGCAGGAAGGTCGCACCGATCTTTCCCTGCGCATTGCAGTTCAGCCAGGTGGCTGTGCTGGCTTGCGGTACCAGCTGTTCTTCGACGACCGCGAGCTCGACGGCGATCTTATCGATGAATACGATGGTGTGAACTTGGTTGTTGACCGTATGTCTGCTCCTTACCTGATGGGTGCCAAGATTGATTTTGCGGACACCATCGAGTCCCAGGGCTTCACGATCGATAACCCCAACGCATCCGGCTCCTGCGCATGTGGAGATTCTTTCTCCTAA
- a CDS encoding PspC domain-containing protein translates to MTNSMNSPHNPYKVRPSESNPYGAPQTGSHQWQDSRTSAGSAHDPSALIRTIWSTRPVRLPSEQNSDAWVFGVAEGIGVRYNIDANLVRLFFAILAITGGGGFLLYGLCILLMPKYSVPLSPLEAVLNNTKDPRYSEEKDWAYALIVIIAITMFGAGWLTDGWGLVGLSVGALLLWLLHQRQPGVPPALHWHPYPNSTVDVNKDAPKASESNLPIGEPQIDQADPVFTPVEGFEPKRQTPPSWDPLGAAPFAWDLPDPDQVLGAQSVDSSSSTTDSTKKKRSGLRKFVMGVLGVALGIALVMSAFVAAGLVFGERDSSSSTIGSTGAVYLLDSEAGKTDISISSTTVLLDDLTINGDSTHDINTYSSAVTIELPSQTTGPSYRIRTECEAIFGAVANCADARDHVVKGNDWTPELASDTGRLPMLRLHIKSVFSSVNVQTGK, encoded by the coding sequence ATGACGAATTCAATGAACTCCCCACATAACCCCTATAAGGTACGACCTTCCGAGTCCAACCCATATGGAGCACCACAAACGGGTTCCCACCAGTGGCAGGATTCCAGAACCTCTGCCGGTTCCGCGCATGACCCCAGCGCCCTCATCCGCACCATCTGGTCAACTCGCCCGGTTCGCCTCCCCAGTGAGCAAAACTCTGATGCTTGGGTATTCGGCGTGGCCGAGGGCATCGGTGTGCGCTACAACATCGATGCCAACTTAGTCCGCCTGTTTTTCGCAATTCTCGCCATCACCGGTGGTGGCGGGTTCCTGCTGTACGGACTCTGCATCCTGCTCATGCCCAAGTACTCCGTACCGCTTTCTCCCTTGGAAGCGGTACTGAACAACACCAAGGACCCGCGCTATTCGGAAGAAAAAGATTGGGCGTATGCGCTAATTGTGATCATCGCCATCACCATGTTCGGTGCCGGGTGGCTCACCGACGGCTGGGGGTTGGTTGGCCTTTCAGTTGGGGCTTTGCTGCTGTGGTTGTTGCACCAGCGCCAGCCCGGGGTTCCACCTGCGCTTCATTGGCACCCCTACCCTAATTCAACGGTTGATGTGAATAAAGACGCCCCCAAGGCTTCCGAGTCCAACCTTCCCATAGGCGAACCACAAATTGACCAAGCCGATCCGGTGTTTACCCCAGTCGAAGGGTTCGAGCCCAAGCGACAGACTCCCCCATCGTGGGATCCCCTGGGGGCCGCGCCGTTCGCGTGGGATTTACCTGATCCAGACCAGGTATTGGGTGCTCAATCCGTAGATTCTTCCTCCAGCACGACAGATTCCACTAAGAAGAAACGTTCGGGGTTGCGGAAATTTGTAATGGGCGTTCTCGGTGTGGCTCTGGGCATCGCGCTGGTCATGTCCGCGTTCGTTGCCGCGGGCCTAGTTTTCGGAGAACGCGATTCCAGCAGCTCCACCATTGGGAGTACCGGTGCGGTCTATCTGCTCGATAGCGAAGCAGGAAAAACGGATATCTCCATTTCTAGCACCACCGTTTTGCTCGATGACTTGACCATAAACGGTGACAGCACACACGACATCAATACGTACTCCTCTGCTGTGACGATCGAGCTGCCCTCTCAAACCACCGGACCCAGCTACCGGATCAGGACGGAATGCGAAGCGATCTTCGGCGCAGTAGCGAACTGCGCGGACGCCCGAGACCACGTGGTCAAAGGCAACGACTGGACCCCCGAGCTAGCATCGGACACTGGTCGGCTGCCCATGCTGCGACTGCATATCAAATCGGTGTTTTCCAGCGTGAACGTGCAGACTGGGAAGTAA
- a CDS encoding ATP-binding protein: MYPRYVRVRQGRVLAGVCTGLAAHLGIDVRWVRCIFAVLAAIPLVGLLAYGALATLTDAVDNPAQALNPVSAKRFSSRDQAARKGFEGLSEDPDLVDWVLLLIAVGLTLAANIASSKFVPATIGISIAVMGALLVWRNSKAPTNLRSQHPVSEGKPGGTPAARHQTRGMVVRWASAVGGVVLLAIGAGVAVYLLNSNVADGSAAGQITEDGKSAHLTIGALGWSMVAGGAVLIGLLVVCIPLWLRLWNTAAAAAEERARERERAIIASRIHDSVLQTLALIQKQSADQKITSLARSQERQLRQWLFGTEESVKTQTVFGAMRVASGEVEDMYGVRIQPVFVGADRPATNATQEVVFAAREAMVNAAKHSGCTEVNAFVESSSDLLEIFVRDRGKGFDPASIPIDRHGIRDSIVARMQRVGGEVDIDSGSFGTELSFRLPLSHPAREETQMASEFPEQPSPRYLQGDLQGEEAIDD; the protein is encoded by the coding sequence ATGTATCCCCGTTATGTTCGCGTGCGCCAAGGGCGTGTGCTCGCTGGGGTGTGCACCGGATTGGCTGCGCACCTCGGAATTGATGTGCGTTGGGTGCGCTGTATCTTTGCGGTCCTAGCAGCAATCCCGCTAGTGGGTTTGCTGGCTTACGGTGCTTTGGCTACTCTGACCGACGCCGTCGATAACCCAGCGCAAGCCCTCAATCCGGTGAGCGCGAAGCGCTTCTCTAGTCGTGACCAAGCAGCTCGGAAGGGGTTTGAAGGGCTATCTGAAGATCCTGACCTCGTGGATTGGGTTCTTCTCCTGATCGCAGTGGGGTTAACCCTGGCTGCAAATATCGCCAGCTCGAAATTTGTTCCCGCCACCATTGGTATCTCGATCGCGGTGATGGGTGCGCTGTTGGTGTGGCGTAACTCCAAGGCGCCCACCAATCTGCGTTCACAGCACCCAGTCAGTGAAGGAAAACCGGGTGGTACCCCAGCCGCCAGGCACCAGACACGTGGGATGGTGGTGCGCTGGGCCAGCGCGGTGGGGGGAGTGGTGCTTCTGGCCATCGGAGCCGGAGTGGCCGTCTATCTTCTCAATAGCAACGTGGCGGACGGTTCCGCTGCGGGGCAGATCACAGAAGATGGTAAAAGCGCGCACCTGACCATCGGTGCTCTTGGATGGTCCATGGTGGCAGGCGGAGCCGTTCTGATTGGTTTGCTAGTTGTATGCATCCCCTTGTGGTTACGCTTGTGGAACACCGCTGCAGCCGCGGCGGAGGAGCGTGCCCGCGAACGTGAGCGTGCGATTATCGCATCCCGCATTCACGACAGTGTTCTGCAAACTCTTGCGCTAATACAAAAGCAATCTGCAGACCAAAAGATCACCTCATTGGCGCGATCCCAGGAGCGCCAGCTCCGCCAGTGGCTGTTCGGAACCGAAGAATCCGTGAAAACTCAAACAGTCTTCGGCGCCATGCGCGTGGCCAGCGGGGAAGTCGAAGACATGTACGGCGTGCGGATTCAACCTGTGTTCGTGGGCGCTGATCGTCCAGCTACGAACGCTACTCAAGAGGTGGTATTCGCGGCCCGGGAAGCTATGGTGAACGCCGCCAAACACTCCGGCTGCACTGAGGTCAACGCGTTTGTAGAAAGTAGCAGCGACCTGCTTGAAATCTTTGTGCGGGACCGTGGCAAGGGATTCGATCCCGCCAGCATTCCAATCGATCGGCACGGGATACGCGATTCCATCGTCGCCCGCATGCAGCGCGTCGGGGGAGAGGTAGATATCGACTCAGGTAGTTTTGGAACTGAGTTGAGTTTCCGTCTCCCCCTAAGCCACCCTGCCAGAGAAGAGACCCAAATGGCCTCAGAGTTCCCTGAGCAGCCCAGCCCCCGCTATTTGCAAGGTGATTTGCAAGGTGAGGAAGCAATCGATGATTAA
- a CDS encoding response regulator encodes MRVFLVDDHSIFRAGLRAELGSAGVGQLDIVGESDGVRDAIEKIAQLEPDVVLLDVHMPDGGGLAIVQQCMAAGQRTRFLCLSVSDAAEDVIALIRAGARGYVTKTIESCELVSAVSRVHSGDAVFSPKLAGYVLDAFSTPTAVQSNRTPAGAGEQVAASKIDEEKQLMLDELTRREKEVLRLLARGYTYKEMAERLFISVKTVETHVSNILRKTQQSNRHALTRWVGDW; translated from the coding sequence ATCCGAGTGTTCCTCGTGGACGATCATTCCATCTTCCGCGCCGGGTTGCGAGCAGAGCTGGGATCGGCAGGTGTGGGCCAACTAGACATCGTCGGGGAATCGGATGGCGTGCGAGACGCAATCGAGAAAATTGCCCAGCTGGAGCCCGATGTGGTTTTGCTCGATGTGCACATGCCCGATGGAGGTGGCTTAGCGATCGTCCAGCAGTGCATGGCAGCTGGTCAGCGAACTCGTTTTCTGTGTCTTTCCGTTTCCGATGCCGCAGAGGACGTCATCGCACTCATTCGCGCTGGCGCTCGCGGGTATGTGACGAAAACTATCGAATCCTGTGAGTTGGTCTCCGCCGTTTCCCGCGTGCACTCGGGTGACGCGGTTTTTTCGCCGAAGTTGGCAGGCTATGTCCTCGATGCATTTTCGACACCCACCGCGGTGCAATCGAACAGAACCCCAGCAGGGGCTGGGGAGCAGGTGGCGGCGTCGAAAATAGATGAAGAAAAACAGCTGATGCTCGACGAGCTAACGCGCCGAGAAAAAGAAGTGCTCCGCCTGCTCGCGCGGGGATACACGTACAAGGAAATGGCCGAGCGGTTGTTCATTTCCGTGAAGACCGTGGAAACGCACGTGTCGAATATTTTGCGCAAGACACAGCAGAGCAATCGGCATGCGCTAACGCGGTGGGTGGGGGACTGGTAG
- the asnB gene encoding asparagine synthase (glutamine-hydrolyzing), translated as MCGLLGLIAAESAAEKYVDAVATALPCMHHRGPDDSGTWHDDTVVFGFNRLSIIDIAHSHQPLQWGPEGQTDRYALTFNGEIYNYIELRAELQAAGYTFNTEGDSETIVVGYHHWGADVVNHLRGMFAFAIWDTVEQNLFLARDQFGIKPMYYATTPAGTVFSSEKKCILSMAEAIGLNEDLDVRAIAHYTDLQYVPEPESLHEGIRRLESGSYATVTPGGTLAETRWFEPRFPVKKVATGSEEAVFQKIAEALEDSVAKHMRADVTVGSFLSGGIDSTAIATLAKRHNPNLLTFTTGFERQGYSEVDVAAESAAAIGAEHIVKVVSPEEFADAIPKIMWYLDDPVADPALVPLYFVAAEARKHVKVVLSGEGADELFGGYTIYKEPLSLAAFEKIPSPINRVLGKLGDALPEGMRGKSLLQRGTTPMEERYYGNARSFNYHQLERVLREVRPEWDHREVTAPIYAKSKDMDPVARMQHLDLFTWMRGDILVKADKITMANSLELRVPFLDKVVFEAAETLPHDLKISNGTTKYALRQAMERIVPAHVLNRKKLGFPVPIRHWLAGDELYDWAKGTIVESETDHIYNKQEVLQMLDEHREAMNSGSGPDHSRRLWTVLAFMVWHGIFVEKRIDPKIDQRDYPVEL; from the coding sequence ATGTGTGGATTGCTTGGTTTGATTGCGGCCGAATCGGCTGCGGAAAAGTACGTAGACGCGGTAGCCACCGCCCTACCCTGTATGCATCACCGGGGACCAGATGACAGTGGCACATGGCATGACGACACGGTCGTGTTCGGATTCAACCGGCTTTCCATCATTGACATCGCCCACTCGCACCAGCCTTTGCAGTGGGGTCCGGAGGGCCAAACCGACCGGTATGCGCTGACATTCAATGGCGAGATCTACAACTACATTGAGTTGCGCGCAGAGCTCCAAGCTGCGGGTTATACCTTTAATACCGAAGGCGACAGCGAAACCATCGTCGTGGGCTACCACCACTGGGGTGCGGATGTCGTCAACCACCTGCGTGGCATGTTCGCCTTTGCGATCTGGGATACGGTAGAGCAGAACCTCTTCCTAGCTCGGGATCAGTTTGGCATAAAGCCGATGTATTACGCCACCACCCCAGCAGGCACGGTGTTCAGCTCGGAAAAGAAGTGCATCCTTTCCATGGCCGAGGCTATCGGTTTGAACGAGGATCTGGATGTACGAGCGATTGCACACTACACCGATTTGCAGTACGTGCCGGAACCAGAGAGTCTGCACGAGGGTATTCGTCGGCTGGAGTCGGGTTCCTACGCCACCGTCACCCCCGGTGGAACGCTCGCCGAAACTCGATGGTTTGAGCCCCGCTTCCCCGTCAAGAAAGTCGCGACAGGCAGCGAAGAAGCCGTTTTCCAGAAAATCGCCGAAGCACTAGAGGATTCCGTTGCTAAGCACATGCGTGCTGATGTGACGGTGGGATCCTTCCTGTCCGGCGGTATCGATTCCACGGCCATAGCGACCCTCGCCAAGCGCCACAATCCAAACCTCCTGACGTTCACCACGGGCTTTGAACGCCAGGGTTACTCGGAAGTCGACGTAGCCGCAGAATCCGCCGCAGCCATCGGCGCCGAACATATCGTCAAGGTCGTCTCACCTGAAGAATTCGCCGATGCCATCCCGAAGATCATGTGGTACTTGGACGATCCCGTTGCCGATCCGGCCCTGGTTCCGCTGTACTTCGTGGCTGCCGAAGCCCGCAAGCACGTCAAAGTTGTTCTCTCCGGCGAGGGTGCTGACGAGCTCTTCGGTGGATACACCATCTACAAGGAACCGCTAAGCCTGGCTGCATTCGAGAAGATCCCATCCCCAATCAACCGCGTGTTGGGCAAGCTGGGGGATGCGCTTCCTGAGGGCATGCGCGGTAAGTCGCTATTGCAACGTGGCACCACTCCCATGGAAGAGCGTTACTACGGCAACGCTCGCTCCTTCAACTACCACCAGCTCGAGCGGGTTCTACGTGAGGTGCGCCCAGAGTGGGATCACCGCGAAGTCACTGCGCCAATCTACGCCAAGTCCAAGGACATGGACCCAGTAGCGCGGATGCAGCACTTGGACCTCTTTACGTGGATGCGTGGCGATATTTTGGTCAAGGCGGACAAGATCACCATGGCTAACTCGTTGGAGCTGCGCGTGCCGTTCTTGGACAAGGTCGTTTTCGAAGCAGCAGAGACTTTGCCCCACGATCTCAAAATCTCAAACGGCACCACCAAGTACGCGCTTCGCCAAGCAATGGAACGCATCGTTCCGGCTCACGTCCTCAACCGCAAGAAGTTGGGCTTCCCCGTTCCTATCCGCCACTGGCTGGCCGGCGACGAACTGTACGACTGGGCAAAGGGCACCATCGTGGAATCCGAGACGGACCACATCTACAACAAGCAGGAAGTGTTGCAGATGCTGGACGAACACCGCGAGGCCATGAATTCCGGTTCCGGCCCCGATCACTCCCGCCGCCTGTGGACCGTTTTGGCATTCATGGTGTGGCACGGGATTTTCGTGGAAAAGCGCATCGACCCCAAGATCGACCAGCGCGATTACCCAGTCGAGCTCTAA
- a CDS encoding pyruvate dehydrogenase, with protein sequence MAKNFAEQLVQNLEKQGVQRIFGLVGDSLNPIVDAVRRSSIEWIHVRNEEAAAFAAGAESLVTGKLAVCAGSCGPGNTHLIQGLYDSHRNGAKVLALASHIPSMQIGSKFFQETHPEAIFQECSGYCEMVNSTEQGTRLIHNAIQSTMAGYGVSVLVIPGDISSQKCEDERFLRSEIATGRPTVYPDSREAAALAQAINKAETVTLFCGAGANDAREQVLKLAEKIKSPVGHAFGGKMHIQYDNPFDVGMSGLLGYGAACDAMHDAELLILLGTDFPYSEFLPSENVAQVDVDARAIGRRTTVKYPVVGDVAATIETILDHVEEKTDRSFLDKQLRNHAKALEHVVGAYTDKAKKSSGPIHPEFLADTIDRLADEDAVFTVDTGMCNVWGARYITPNGKREEIGSFRHGTMANALPHAIGVQAADRNRQVITFSGDGGLGMLMGELLTVKLHNLPVKTIVFNNSSLGMVKLEMLVEGLPDFQTDHEAVNFHDIAQAAGIKAYRIEKKEDVEPVLREALAYDGPVLVDVVTDPNALSLPPEITWEMMMGFSKAAARTVFGGGVGRMVDLARSNLRNIGAAGQIEANKF encoded by the coding sequence ATGGCTAAGAATTTCGCAGAACAGCTAGTTCAAAACCTTGAAAAACAAGGTGTACAGAGAATTTTCGGGCTGGTTGGCGACAGCTTGAACCCGATCGTCGACGCAGTTCGCCGTTCTAGCATTGAATGGATTCACGTCCGCAATGAAGAAGCCGCGGCGTTTGCAGCTGGGGCCGAATCCCTCGTCACCGGGAAGCTCGCAGTGTGTGCGGGCTCCTGTGGTCCGGGAAATACTCACCTCATCCAAGGCCTATATGATTCCCACCGCAATGGGGCCAAGGTGCTCGCCCTAGCATCGCACATCCCAAGCATGCAGATTGGCTCCAAATTCTTCCAAGAAACCCACCCGGAGGCGATCTTCCAGGAGTGCTCGGGCTACTGCGAGATGGTGAACTCCACCGAGCAGGGCACGCGACTGATTCACAATGCCATTCAGTCGACCATGGCGGGCTACGGCGTGTCCGTCCTAGTCATCCCCGGTGATATCTCCTCACAAAAGTGCGAGGACGAAAGGTTCCTCCGTTCCGAGATCGCCACAGGGCGCCCTACGGTTTACCCCGATTCCCGTGAAGCAGCGGCACTGGCGCAGGCCATCAATAAAGCAGAAACAGTGACGTTGTTCTGCGGTGCAGGCGCCAACGATGCCCGTGAACAAGTGCTGAAGCTAGCGGAAAAGATCAAGTCTCCGGTCGGGCACGCTTTCGGTGGAAAGATGCACATCCAGTATGACAACCCATTTGACGTAGGTATGTCTGGATTGCTGGGATATGGCGCCGCCTGCGATGCTATGCACGACGCTGAATTGCTGATTCTGTTGGGTACGGACTTCCCCTACTCGGAGTTCCTGCCCAGCGAGAACGTGGCCCAAGTGGATGTCGACGCGCGCGCAATTGGGCGTCGAACCACAGTAAAATACCCAGTCGTTGGTGACGTAGCCGCGACCATTGAGACGATCCTCGACCATGTAGAAGAGAAGACGGATCGGTCGTTCCTCGACAAGCAACTGCGTAACCATGCCAAGGCTTTGGAACACGTGGTGGGGGCTTACACCGACAAGGCAAAGAAGTCCTCCGGACCGATCCACCCCGAGTTTTTGGCGGATACCATCGACCGTCTAGCTGATGAGGATGCCGTGTTCACTGTTGATACCGGCATGTGCAACGTGTGGGGTGCGCGCTACATCACGCCTAACGGCAAGCGCGAAGAAATTGGGTCCTTCCGCCACGGCACCATGGCCAACGCTCTGCCTCACGCCATCGGTGTGCAAGCAGCTGATCGAAACCGCCAAGTGATCACGTTTTCCGGTGACGGCGGACTGGGCATGCTCATGGGAGAATTGCTGACAGTCAAGCTTCACAACTTGCCGGTGAAGACGATTGTCTTCAATAACTCCTCGCTGGGCATGGTGAAGCTGGAGATGTTGGTGGAAGGACTGCCGGATTTCCAGACCGACCACGAGGCCGTCAACTTCCACGACATCGCCCAGGCCGCAGGCATCAAGGCCTACCGCATAGAAAAGAAGGAAGACGTCGAGCCCGTGTTGCGTGAGGCCCTCGCATACGACGGTCCGGTGTTGGTCGACGTGGTAACGGATCCAAACGCCCTGTCCCTGCCACCGGAGATTACATGGGAGATGATGATGGGATTCTCCAAGGCGGCTGCACGCACCGTTTTTGGTGGTGGAGTAGGTCGAATGGTGGATCTGGCGCGGTCCAATCTACGCAATATCGGGGCCGCGGGACAGATCGAAGCTAATAAGTTCTAA
- a CDS encoding cytochrome c oxidase subunit II: MEQRKVHGLTRRIGLAGLLGGAGLLLTGCNVAPPDNGFFRALRMGWPTGVTPEAKEMGNFWVWVWVTAWIVGIIMWVLMFYVLGRYNDKARSKRGDNEEFPRQTAYNVPLELVLTTLPVLIVMGLFFFNVQTQDVATALNKNPKVTVDVTAYQWNWKFGYAEVDGELTKDGQKYIGKDDEAQKRAEFSRYEGAEPNGDEHYPTGPIHGKSKDDYSYLNFNKIETVGTTDEVPVLVLPSRTPIEFRLASADVSHAFWVPEFLFKRDAYNHPEQNQSERRFQIKEISEDGAYVGRCAEMCGTYHAMMNFEVRVVSPEKFSQYLEYRKSNPKAPNSEALKSIGEEGYSVSTHPFVSDRTGTRSVTDNNYVDRNQG, translated from the coding sequence GTGGAACAGCGAAAAGTACACGGTTTGACTCGCCGTATCGGTTTGGCTGGATTGCTCGGTGGCGCTGGCCTGTTGCTCACGGGCTGCAACGTTGCACCCCCGGACAACGGATTTTTCCGTGCCCTGCGTATGGGCTGGCCAACTGGTGTAACTCCAGAAGCCAAAGAAATGGGCAACTTCTGGGTGTGGGTCTGGGTGACCGCATGGATCGTCGGCATCATCATGTGGGTGCTGATGTTCTACGTGCTGGGTCGTTATAACGATAAGGCCCGCAGTAAGCGCGGTGATAATGAAGAATTCCCACGCCAGACCGCCTACAACGTTCCTCTGGAACTTGTGCTGACCACGCTGCCTGTCCTTATCGTCATGGGTCTGTTCTTCTTCAATGTGCAGACCCAGGATGTGGCGACCGCACTGAACAAGAACCCGAAGGTGACCGTGGACGTCACCGCCTACCAGTGGAACTGGAAGTTCGGTTACGCCGAGGTTGACGGTGAGTTGACTAAGGATGGCCAGAAGTACATCGGTAAGGACGACGAAGCCCAGAAGCGTGCGGAGTTCTCCCGCTACGAGGGTGCGGAGCCTAACGGTGACGAGCACTACCCAACCGGCCCCATCCACGGCAAGTCCAAGGATGACTACAGCTACCTGAACTTCAACAAGATCGAGACCGTGGGTACTACCGATGAGGTTCCAGTTCTGGTTCTCCCATCCCGTACCCCAATCGAGTTCCGTTTGGCTTCGGCTGACGTTTCTCACGCATTCTGGGTTCCGGAGTTCCTGTTCAAGCGCGATGCTTACAACCACCCAGAGCAGAACCAGTCTGAGCGTCGTTTCCAGATTAAGGAAATCAGCGAGGATGGCGCATACGTAGGCCGCTGTGCCGAAATGTGTGGTACCTACCACGCAATGATGAACTTTGAGGTTCGGGTTGTGTCCCCGGAGAAGTTCAGTCAGTACCTCGAGTACCGCAAGAGCAACCCGAAGGCACCGAACTCTGAGGCTCTGAAGTCCATCGGTGAAGAGGGCTACTCCGTCTCCACCCACCCATTTGTCTCTGACCGCACCGGTACCCGTAGCGTGACGGACAACAACTACGTCGACCGCAACCAGGGCTAA
- a CDS encoding cytochrome c oxidase subunit 4: MTSGAKLFYGIAMFFAAMDVFYILATIYLKDSASLIGLEWAGATGLTMAFLLALMLAAYLHLTDNKTDIGPADWEEAEIEDGAGVLGFFSASSIWPFAMTVAIVLMAYGIAFWHFWLIAFGAVVLIWAGTMLNLQYGLPPEKH; the protein is encoded by the coding sequence ATGACTTCAGGCGCAAAGCTCTTCTACGGCATTGCAATGTTTTTCGCCGCAATGGATGTGTTCTACATCCTCGCCACGATCTACTTGAAGGACTCGGCTAGCTTGATCGGTCTGGAGTGGGCGGGTGCCACCGGGTTGACGATGGCTTTCTTGCTGGCACTGATGCTGGCAGCCTACCTGCACCTCACCGATAACAAGACCGATATCGGTCCTGCGGACTGGGAAGAGGCAGAGATCGAGGATGGTGCTGGCGTGCTGGGCTTCTTCTCCGCCAGCTCGATCTGGCCATTCGCTATGACCGTCGCTATCGTCCTGATGGCTTACGGCATTGCCTTCTGGCACTTCTGGCTTATTGCCTTCGGTGCGGTTGTGCTGATCTGGGCCGGCACCATGTTGAACCTGCAGTACGGTCTACCTCCGGAGAAGCACTAG